The following proteins are encoded in a genomic region of Pyricularia oryzae 70-15 chromosome 6, whole genome shotgun sequence:
- a CDS encoding 7-dehydrocholesterol reductase codes for MDVIQHKNASWGRAHERNTFKHQMMSVLFLLFCPLCVLVANVIMCEYQGSILSFLQATANGSIYRSLTAYDFQFDQSALTAYTTWVLFQAALFQYLPGKDSLGQQTPGGNILPYRTNGLQAWFVTHIVFGVLCWMGVVDAAIVPKLWTGLIYVTNMAGVALSIFVFFKAYIAPSYVRDRKFSGSMVYDFQMGIEHNPRIGETFDLKLFTIGRVGMMSWTIIDISNAAYQYQKFGSVSLSIICVSLLHAVYVVDFFVYEDWYLRTIDIAHDHFGFYLAWGATAWMPVMYTLQAQYLGQHQTDPSMAYVAFTFAAGLIGYYIFRTSNNHKDLVRSTDGRCTIWGAAPKFIRAKYTTSDGKLHESILLCSGWWGWSRHANYVGDLILSFAMCALVGTTSGIVWFYGVYMGILLIHRSYRCDKRCRDKYGKQWDEYIRTVPYRFVPGIW; via the exons ATGGATGTCATTCAGCACAAGAATGCCTCATGGGGTCGCGCCCATGAACGCAACACCTTCAAGCACCAGATGATGTCGGTGTTGTTCCTTTTGTTCTGCCCTCTCTGCGTCCTGGTCGCAAACGTCATCATGTGCGAGTACCAAGGCTCCATCCTCTCGTTCCTCCAGGCGACCGCCAACGGCAGCATATACCGATCGCTCACGGCGTACGACTTTCAATTCGACCAGAGCGCCCTCACCGCCTACACCACCTGGGTGCTCTTCCAGGCCGCCCTGTTCCAGTACCTGCCGGGCAAGGACAGCTTGGGGCAGCAGACGCCCGGAGGAAACATCCTCCCCTACCGCACCAATGGCCTCCAGGCGTGGTTCGTCACCCACATCGTCTTTGGCGTCCTCTGCTGGATGGGCGTCGTCGACGCTGCCATCGTCCCCAAGCTTTGGACCGGATTGATCTACGTGACCAACATGGCCGGTGTGGCGTTGTCGATTTTTGTGTTTTTCAAGGCCTACATTGCACCGTCCTATGTCCGTGATCGGAAGTTTAGTG GATCCATGGTTTACGACTTCCAAATGGGCATTGAGCACAACCCCAGAATTGGAGAGACTTTTGACCTGAAGCTTTTTACCATTGGTAGAGTTGGAATGATGTCGTGGACGATAAT CGATATTTCCAACGCCGCGTATCAGTACCAGAAGTTCGGCAGCGTATCGCTTTCAATCATCTGCGTGTCCCTGCTGCACGCCGTTTACGTCGTGGACTTTTTCGTCTACGAGGACTGGTACCTCCGCACCATCGACATTGCCCACGACCACTTTGGCTTCTACCTGGCCTGGGGCGCCACCGCCTGGATGCCGGTCATGTACACCCTGCAGGCGCAGTACCTAGGCCAGCACCAGACCGATCCCTCCATGGCCTACGTCGCCTTCACCTTTGCCGCGGGCCTGATCGGCTACTACATCTTCAGGACCAGCAACAACCACAAGGACCTGGTCCGCAGCACCGACGGCAGGTGCACCATCTGGGGCGCCGCTCCCAAGTTCATCCGCGCCAAGTACACCACCTCGGACGGCAAGCTGCACGAGAGCATCCTGCTCTGCAGCGGATGGTGGGGGTGGTCGCGCCACGCCAACTACGTCGGCGATCTGATCCTCAGCTTTGCCATGTGCGCGCTCGTCGGCACCACCAGCGGCATTGTGTGGTTCTACGGCGTGTACATGGGCATTCTGCTGATCCACCGGTCGTACCGCTGCGACAAGCGCTGCCGCGACAAGTACGGCAAGCAGTGGGACGAGTACATCCGGACCGTGCCGTACCGGTTCGTCCCGGGCATCTGGTGA
- a CDS encoding salicylate hydroxylase: MNHRSTSAHNGSASGWRRLSVGVIGGGIGGMSTAISLRRAGHDVTVYERNDFAGEVGASVSCAANGTRWLHEWKVDLAKGDGVILKRLINRDWKTGEPVSVYELDDYEEKWGYVYYMFHRQYMHSMLKDCAFDEAGEGPVPVLKVNHACITINTETGTIAFSNGKTATHDLVIGADGIGSVARRAIGLNPEKRPSDSSCLHANVTTEEARALGLVDYSLDEALEYWGGQEGKWDKIVLSPCNGGNLLSYYCFFSRSAGDYTSQTWGGEDRPVEELLAPYPELDQQVKSHLAIGKEIQPWRLWVHEPYPFITKRTVALLGDAAHPMMPHQSQGACMAIEDAAALGIIFSRKHFRGDLSECLAVYEQVRLPRATRVQAAAAKAASNINERIGFSSNTNTATYKVEDETKKLTIEEMNAYDMYKDIEEVFSKRRQTEFVPQFIRGLPVGLKLPSGIVIGASA, translated from the exons ATGAACCACAGAAGCACATCCGCCCACAATGGCTCCGCCTCGGGCTGGAGACGGCTCAGCGTCGGCGTCATAGGCGGgggcatcggcggcatgTCGACGGCCATCAGCTTGAGGAGGGCAGGCCACGACGTGACCGTGTACGAGCGCAACGATTTTGCCGGCGAGGTTGGGGCATCCGTTTCATGCGCGGCAAACGGCACGCGCTGGCTGCACGAGTGGAAGGTCGACCTGGCCAAGGGCGATGGCGTCATCCTCAAGCGTCTCATCAACCGCGACTGGAAGACCGGGGAGCCCGTCAGCGTCTACGAGCTCGACGACTACGAGGAGAAGTGGGGCTACGTCTATTACATGTTTCACAGGCAGTACATGCACAGCATGCTGAAAGACTGTGCGTTTGACGAGGCGGGTGAGGGCCCGGTGCCTGTGTTGAAGGTCAACCACGCC TGCATCACCATCAACACCGAAACCGGCACCATCGCCTTCAGCAACGGCAAGACAGCCACGCATGACCTCGTCAtcggcgccgacggcatCGGCTCAGTCGCGCGCCGCGCCATCGGCCTGAACCCGGAGAAGAGGCCGTCCGACTCGAGCTGCCTGCACGCAAACGTCACCACCGAAGAGGCCAGGGCGCTGGGGCTGGTCGACTACTCCCTCGACGAGGCGCTCGAGTACTGGGGCGGCCAGGAGGGCAAGTGGGACAAGATCGTGCTGTCGCCCTGCAACGGCGGCAACCTGCTGTCGTACTACTGCTTCTTCTCGCGGTCGGCCGGCGACTACACCTCCCAGACCTGGGGCGGCGAGGACAGGCCGGtcgaggagctgctggcCCCGTATCCGGAGCTGGACCAGCAGGTCAAGAGCCATCTTGCCATTGGCAAGGAGATTCAGCCGTGGAGGCTTTGGGTGCA CGAGCCCTACCCATTTATTACGAAGCGCACAGTAGCCCTGCTAGGGGACGCAGCCCATCCC ATGATGCCACATCAAAGCCAAGGCGCCTGCATGGCCATCGAGGACGCCGCCGCACTGGGCATCATCTTCAGCAGGAAGCACTTCCGGGGAGACTTGAGCGAGTGCCTGGCCGTCTACGAGCAGGTCCGGCTTCCGCGTGCCACGCGAGTAcaggctgccgccgccaaggccgcatcCAACATCAACGAGAGGATCG GATTCTCGAGCAACACCAACACAGCCACGTACAAGGTCGAGGACGAGACGAAAAAGTTGACCATTGAGGAAATGAACGC ATATGACATGTACAAGGACATTGAGGAAGTGTTTTCCAAGAGGAGGCAGACAGAGTTCGTACCACAGTTTATCCGCGGTCTACCTGTGGGCTTGAAGCTTCCAAGCGGAATAGTCATTGGGGCCAGCGCCTGA